A stretch of DNA from Fibrobacter succinogenes:
GCCCTCTCGTTGGTCGTCTCGATGGTGTCTCTTGCCGGTATCTACGGCCTTCTCGGAAGCCCGTTCCTCGGCGTGGTCCAGATCATGGTCTATGCCGGTGCCATCATGATGCTTCTTACGTTCGTGATTATGGTGCTGAACGGTGCTCGCGATTCCCACACGCCGATGTTTGACAAGGTTTCGCTCTTTGTGATTCCTGCTGTCATCGTGCTTGCTGGTCTCGTGGGCTTTGCCCTTGTCCGCTCTCCGATTGCATTCGATGCAGCGACGATCCGCGGTTCTGTGGCAATCACTTCTAAGACTCTTTTTGATGTAGCTCAGACGGGCCCGGGTTACTTCGTGTTGTTCGAAGTTCTCGGAGTTCTTCTGCTTTCTGCCATGGGTGCCGCAGTGCTTCTCGCTAAGAAGCGCCTTGGTTCCGTGGATTCCGAAAAAACGGAGGGTAAACACTAATGGAACTCCAAGCTATGTACGTACAGATTTTGGCCCTGGTTATTTTTGCCATCGGCCTTATCGTCGCGGTTTCCCGCCGCAATGTGTTCT
This window harbors:
- a CDS encoding NADH-quinone oxidoreductase subunit J; this translates as MLALIYFIVLAVIAVGSAVCVLLSRHPLYGALSLVVSMVSLAGIYGLLGSPFLGVVQIMVYAGAIMMLLTFVIMVLNGARDSHTPMFDKVSLFVIPAVIVLAGLVGFALVRSPIAFDAATIRGSVAITSKTLFDVAQTGPGYFVLFEVLGVLLLSAMGAAVLLAKKRLGSVDSEKTEGKH